One window from the genome of Gopherus evgoodei ecotype Sinaloan lineage chromosome 2, rGopEvg1_v1.p, whole genome shotgun sequence encodes:
- the RIPK1 gene encoding receptor-interacting serine/threonine-protein kinase 1 isoform X3 — translation MRKLSHDRVVKLLGIILEDGNYSLVMEYVHKGNLMKVLKTSTIPLSVKGRFILEIIEGMLYLNEQSLVHKDLKPENILVDDDFHIKIADLGVACFKNWSRLTKEETNRQRKIKSNSKSASRSAAGTLFYMAPEHLRSINTKPVEKSDVYSFGIVLWAIFANKEPYENAINETHICFGIMNGNRPNTEDIKDNCPKEIIDLMKHCWQQETENRPTFSEISQKYKPFYCEQLEKDVEDDLRKIKKAYPGPTELVKRMQSLQIDSVAESPNNRHAQTDQPNSLHSSQGLMTGNVDEAMFAPFPANQPVETCESSFEASISLERKLQDELNYHKHGSRMDNSESQPLVYSAEEREEERRRRVSFDPFATPPAAPQMNELYLKAESTESKASPYSNMTNYSHLQPPPPPAAAATPIWENVPYNPNITYGTRPIDPITRSTEDLYGSNSANTFSLNKPPVPESGLHQQPQASTPWFPKSPNTETGKTESSPFKKGNFAYTPTTPVQHKISTDENAKYTIYNSTGIQIGAYNHMEIEEQNLYVSSVPVNTQNTYAHYENMGIFDNTSILSEKQLNLVRENLAKQWKHCARKLGFSEPQIDEIDHDYERDGLKEKVYQMLQKWVMSEGYKGPTVGKLARALYDCKRIDLLNDLIKMNQE, via the exons tcCACTATTCCCTTGTCTGTGAAAGGGCGGTTCATCTTGGAGATCATTGAAGGAATGCTTTATTTAAATGAGCAGAGTTTGGTACACAAAGACTTGAAACCAGAAAACATTCTTGTAGATGATGACTTTCACATTAAG ATTGCAGATCTTGGTGTCGCCTGCTTTAAAAACTGGAGTAGACTGACCAAAGAAGAGACCAACCGGCAGAGGAAAATCAAGAGCAATTCCAAAAGCGCGTCCAGGAGCGCCGCTGGCACTCTTTTCTATATGGCCCCGGAGCACTTACGCTCAATTAACACAAAACCTGTGGAGAAGTCAGATGTTTACAGTTTTGGCATAGTGCTCTGGGCAATTTTTGCCAACAAAGAGCCATATGAAA atgctATAAATGAAACACACATTTGCTTTGGCATCATGAATGGGAACAGGCCAAATACAGAAGATATTAAAGACAATTGTCCAAAGGAAATTATCGACTTAATGAAGCACTGTTGGCAACAAGAGACAGAAAATCGGCCAACCTTTTCAG AAATTAGTCAGAAATATAAGCCATTTTACTGTGAGCAACTAGAAAAAGATGTTGAAGATGACTTGAGAAAGATAAAG AAAGCGTACCCTGGGCCAACTGAACTTGTGAAAAGGATGCAGTCCCTTCAGATAGACTCTGTCGCAGAATCTCCAAATAACAGACATGCACAAACAG ATCAGCCCAATTCCCTACATAGCTCTCAGGGTCTCATGACTGGCAATGTGGATGAAGCCATGTTTGCTCCCTTTCCAGCGAACCAGCCTGTCGAGACCTGTGAGTCCTCCTTTGAGGCCTCTATTAGCCTAGAAAGAAAATTGCAGGATGAATTAAATTATCATAAGCATGGCAGCCGGATGGATAATTCAGAAAGCCAACCTCTGGTATACAGTgctgaagagagagaggaggaaagaagACGAAGGGTATCCTTTGATCCATTTGCAACTCCACCTGCTGCTCCACAGATGAATGAATTATATCTGAAAGCTGAAAGCACAGAATCAAAAGCCAGTCCCTATAGTAACATGACCAATTACAGTCAtttacaaccaccaccaccaccagcagctgcagcaacTCCAATATGGGAAAATGTACCATACAATCCAAATATTACGTATGGGACAAGGCCTATAGATCCGATAACAAGATCTACAGAGGATCTCTATGGATCAAATTCAGCCAATACATTTAGTCTGAATAAACCCCCTGTGCCTGAATCTGGCCTACACCAGCAGCCACAAGCATCCACACCATGGTTTCCAAAAAGCCCGAATACAGAGACAG GCAAAACGGAATCCAGTCCTTTTAAGAAGGGGAATTTTGCATATACTCCTACTACACCTGTACAACACAAAATAAGCACAG ATGAAAATGCAAAATACACCATATATAACAGTACCGGAATTCAAATTGGAGCCTACAATCACATGGAGATTGAAGAACAGAATCTATACGTAAGCAGTGTTCCAGTCAACACgcaaaacacttatgcacattaTGAAAATATGGGTATATTTG ATAACACCTCTATCCTCTCTGAAAAACAGCTGAATCTAGTGAGAGAGAACTTGGCTAAACAGTGGAAACACTGTGCTCGTAAACTGGGCTTTAGTGAGCCACAGATTGATGAAATTGACCATGACTATGAACGAGATGGACTCAAAGAAAAAGTTTACCAAATGCTGCAGAAATGGGTTATGAGTGAAGGCTACAAAGGGCCTACAGTAGGAAAGCTGGCCAGAGCCCTCTATGACTGCAAGAGAATAGATCTCCTCAATGATTTGATAAAAATGAACCAGGAGTAG